The genomic stretch ATGCGATGGAGGGAGATCGCGAGAATTTTCTCAAACAAAGCGGCGCTGATGGGTATATTTCTAAACCCGTTGTCGATCATCAAGAGTTTGTCAGCCAAATTCTCCAGCATCTGCCTGGAGGATAATAATTTTGGAGTTTTTTAGCGTTGCGAGCGGTACGAGGGTTCGACCCGAAACGCACGACTTGTGAAAGCGGAACGAACCCTACCCTCGCTCCAACAAGAATATTTGTACTATTTCTGCGCCCTCTTGTCAAATGTGCGCGCGGCTTTATTGTTGAAAGCGGGCGAGAAAGGCTTGAATTTGTGGCATCGCTAAAAATTTTTGCGTATCGGCAATTAAGCGATCGCCCCACAAATTCTCTTTGAGGAAGGGGACTTCGGCGTATTTGCGATCGATTGAAAGGGCGGCTTCGCCTAAGCGCAGCGCTTCGGTGGTTTGTCCTTGGGCGAACAGCGCCACCGCGATCGCCAATTGCGGTTCTGCCGCCTCGGGATCGAGAGCCACCGCATCGCGCCAGTGCTGAAGGGCAGAAGCCGTATCGCCTTGCTCGTAGTGAACCAAGCCAATATTGTTAATGGCCGGCCAGAACTTTTTGTCGAGAGCGATCGCGCGATCGTAAGCCGCGATCGAATCCGGGTAGCGCGTCAGTCGTAAAAACGAATTTCCCAGATCGAACAGCGCTTCTACAGATTTCGGCTCAATTGTCAAGCCCTTTTCGATTTCTTGAATCGCCGTATTGTAATCCCCTTTTTGAAAATAAGCAGAACCGAGCGTAAAGAAAATACCCGGTTCCTGGGGCGCAATTGCTCGAGCCTTGAGCAACATCTCGATTCCCTTATCTAACTGCTTATTTTGAACGTAAAGCGTGCCTAAAACAAACCAAGTCTCGTGAGCTTCAGGAGCCAACTGCACCGCTAATTCCGCCCGAGGCAGAGCGAGGTCGTACTGTCCGAGTTGAACCAGTTGCAGCGCGTCTTGAAACAAAGCCATTCCCTGCTGCTCCAAACCCTTTCCATCGACTTGCAACGCATAGGGAAGCAGCGCTTGGGCGCGAACGGGGCAAGCCACCATCGAGGCACTCGCCACGACCAACACCGAAAAAATCCAATTCACTCCAGCCACAAACCTGCCTCTCAATCTACTCATTGTCTTAAGATACTTACATCGATTTTCAATCTTAGCTTGACTTCTTCTGTGCTTGAATAGCTTCAGCTTAGCTCGAGAATTGTCACGCTACCATGAAAAAGAATTCTTCGGCTCTCTTCCTATAAAGATCGCGCTCATGGAACTTACCCCGCCCGCCAAACGCAAACGCCCCTTTCCGTGGCTCCTTGCTTCGATCGTCGGCGGTATTTTAGCGATCGCCGGAACCTCAGTTGCTGTTATCAATGCCACCCGGCCGAAAACCGATTTCGAGAGTCTGACGATTCCCGCCACTGAAGAAGCCCTAACCGCGCGCATCCCAGCCAGCGGAACCGTCGTCCCCATCCAGAGCGTTAATGTCAGCCCGCCCAAAGCCGGTCGCCTCGTGCAGTTGCGCGTCGAACAAGGCGATCGCGTCGAACAAAACCAACTGATTGCCATCATGGAAAATGATGACATTCAAGCTAAAGGGATGCAAGCGAACGCCAATTTGCAGCAAGCCATTGCCAACCTCAACGCCGCTAAAGTCCGCATTCCCGGAGAAATCGACCAAGCGAAAGCGCGGTTTGCCAGCGCCCAAGCTAACTACGCACAAGCGATCGCTAGCTACGAAGAAGCGCGCCGCCGCCTGCCAGCAGAAACCAACCAAGTCCAGCAACAGGTTAATTCAGCCCGCGTGAGTATGGCCCTCGCTGAGGCAAAAGCTAAACGCAATCAGTTTTTATACCAAGAAGGCGCGATAACTCGGGATCGCTTGGATGAAGTCCTAGCTGACTTTTACAAGGCGCAGGCGGCGTTCAATGAAGCCCAACAACGCCTCCAAGAATCTCAAAGCACCGACGCGCCAGCCCTCCAACAGCGTATCTCTGCCATCACACAACTTAAAGCTGCCGCCGCCGAAGCTCGAATTGCCGCAGAACAACGCGAGCGCAGCGCTCGAGAAGAAATTAAACAGTTAGAAGCAGCAGCGGGTGCAGCGCAAGCCCAGCTACAACAAGTCAAAATTGAGTACGACCAAACCGGTATCCGCGCCCCCTTTGCCGGGATTGTGACTCAGAAGTACGCCAATCCCGGGTCTTTTGTCACGCCGACAACTTCCGCTTCGGGTGCGGCTTCGGCAACTTCGACTTCGATTATTGCCCTCGCTCGAGGCTTAGAAATCGTCGCCAAAGTTCCTGAAGTTGATGTCGGACAATTGCGCCCCGGACAGCCCGTTGAAATTGCTGCCGATGCCTACCCAGATAAAATATTTCGGGGTTTAATTAAGCAAGTGGCTCCCGAAGCCGTAATCGAACAAAATGTGACTTCTTTTGAAGTGCGGGTTGCGATCGACGACAAGGCAGAGAAAGAATTGCGATCGGGAATGAATGTCGATTTGACTTTTATCGGCGAGCGGCTCTCTAACGCCGTGGTCGTGCCGACGGTGGCGATTGTCACGGATGAAGGAAAACGCGGCGTAATGGTTATTGGGGAGGATAATAAACCCAAGTTTCGCGAAGCTAAAATTGGTTTAACGTTGGGAGATAAAACGCAAATTTTAGAAGGATTGAAGCCGGGAGAGCGAGTTTTTACCGATTTGCCTGAAGACAGTCAACCTAAGAATGATGAGTGATGAATTATGAGTTATGAGTTATGAGTTATGAATTATGAATGGGGAAGGGGGAGTGATGAATGATGAATGCTGAATGATGAATTATGAATTATGAATTATGAATGATGAGGGGGAAGCGGGCATGATGAATGATGAATGATGAATGCTGAATGATGAATGATGATGAGGTGAAGGGGAGATGGAGCGAAAGAAGCAGTCACTCTCCATTATCCATTATCAATTAGCTCCCCTCGTTGTCAATTATCCATTATCCATTATCAATTAGCTCCCCTCGTTGTCAATTATCCATTATCAATTGTCAATTATTTCCCCTCTCTTCGTTATCCATTGTCAATTATCAATTATCAATTATCAATTATTTCCTGTATCAAGAACTGTAACCGGCTAACGCTAAACTCAAGAACGGATTAATGTAGAAACAGATATGCGCCCACCTGCCAAACCCGTCCCTAACTATCCCCAGCAGCAAGATTTACCGCTTGCCACCGAGCCGGATAGCGGGCAACTCGACAATATCAAAGCTCATCTCGACCTCGTACTCATGGCCCTCGAAAGCCTTGCGGGGATCGGTTCGGAAGCGATGCTGGATGCAGCTTCGAGTCTGAATTTAGAAGATGTTGTCAGCGATCGCGTCGGACTGTGGCGTTTGCGCCAATCCAACCCGATGCGGAAAAGTTCGGGAGGACGGAAAAAACTCGATGTCGAAGAAGCGCGAGCGTTGGTGCTAATTGTCGCCCATCTCGCACGAGAACATCAAGAATTAATCCGCCGTGCGGTTAGTCTTCTCGAACAAATGGCAGAACAAAATCGAGCGCCCCACGAGGTAGCCCTCTTAGGCGACTATCTCGATGCGTTCGGAAACACTTATCAAGAGCGTATGGAAGAAAGCGAACCCCTACCGGCAGAAGTTCTCGAGCAATTAGCCTTTAAACTTCTGATCGATCTGTTATTTTATGGGGCAGCGAACGGACACCGCCGCCTTTGGCTCGCCCTGTTCGATCGCGCCAGCTAACTCCTTGCTCTCAAGTTTGAAATCATCTGCTCCGCGTCCTCGCCCCCCCCAGACAAGTTATGCTCTTTTCTACCTCAGCCCTCAGACGCTATACTCCCCCGACTTGTACCCTGAAAATTATCGGGAAAACCTCGCCTTTATCGCGTTGGGGTGCGCGTCCGTTGTTTAAAACGGCACGGTTCGAGTTAAACTTCGACGACCCCCGAAAACTCGCAGAAGAGCAAATCGCGATCGCGGGTGACAGTTTCCAACTCGAACGACTATGCGAAGTCGTCCGAAGCTACGTGCAAGATTTCTTGATGGAATCAGCCCCCGCCCGTTGGCCCGCTCGCTCGGCTTATCCCTTATATCCCCCAACCGAAGCCAGTGCCGCGCCCGATAACACAACCGCCGCTACCTTAGTTGTCGCTCCCGACAATCTGGAAGCTGGCTCCCCCTCAACCGCTTCGCCTTTCCTTCAACCCAAAGGTTTATTAAAGCATTATCTCGCCTTTGGCGACCTGGCAACGCTCCAATCCGGCGACGGGATCGAATTGAGCGCGACTCAACTGTTCGACCTCGCGACTGCTCTTGATGACTACAGCGCCGATGTCGCCGTGCTGCCGGAACTCGACGAAACGCGATCGCCAAAACTTACCGTAATGCCCTGGGCGGCAGCCGTAGCCGGAGCCGTCCTTGCCGTCGGCGCTGCCAGTACAGCCATTATCTTGCAAAATCGTTCCAACGCTCCAACAACGGCTTCTGCTCCCCAACAAGACCAGGTTGCGATCGCGCCCTCGCCCGCCCTCGAACCCCTCCCCACTCCCCCCGCAACTGGCCTGCCCATCCCCTCCCCAACGCTACCTTCGCCCCTCGGCAAGCTCGAACAAGTCGCCCCGCCGCAATCCGTCGTGCCGCCCGCCGCTCGCAATGCTACCCCCGGCAGTGCTGCCCCCGTCCCGCCTGTCGGCCAACCCGGTTCGGCGACGGGAAACGGCAGGAGTTCGGATTCCAGCCCGCTGCTTATTCGTCCCAATACCGGCGCGAAACCGGCTCCCCAGCAGAGATCTACTCGAACCGGGGAACCGCAAATTACCGCTCGCCCTGCCCCTCCAGTGACGAGTCCTTACCCTCCCCTCGTCCAGCCGAATCGACCGATGCCCGCCCCCGCCCCTGCCCCCAAAGCTTCGCCCGTCACGCCCATTTTCCCGCCATCTAACGCTCCCGTTGTTCCGACGGCTCCTCCCCCTTCTTTACCGACAACCCTACCGCCCCTGACTTCGGACGCACGAACGACAGCCAGCGCCCCAGAAACCGGCAATACAGCAGCAGCGCGGCAGAACGAAGCGAGTAATAATGCAAACGTGGCGGCAGTTCCACCCGCTCAGCGCGTTGCCGCTCGCGTCGATGGAGTTCGGAATTATTTTCAGCAGCGCTGGCAAGCGCCGAAGGATTTGAATGAGCCGTTGCAGTATAGTTTGATTCTCAAAAAAGATGGCACAATCGAGCGGATTGTCCCTTACGGGCAGGTTTCCGGGATTTATCTCGATCGCACCCCTATGCCTCTCCTCGGTGAAAGTTTTGGCATCGCCTCGGATGAAAGTACCACTCAAGTTCGTTTGAAGTTGAATCCCGACGGCAGCGTTGAAGCGAGTGCGGAGAATTAGAGTGCAATACACAGCTATGGCATTTTGTCAAGTCATTCCTGCTGGACTGGCTCTTTAGAGATGTCCTTCTAAAGAGCCAAATGCCCGATTCATTAGAGAATTGTCGAGCATCTGTTTGAGGTTAACGGCTTAATTATTCATTATTCATTATTCACTATTCATTATTCAATTAATCGCCGCTGCGAAGGGCTTGAGCGATTTGGTACAGTTTCGCCCATTCCCCCGTTACTTGCGCGAGCTTCAGATTGCACGCTTTGGCGATCGCTTCTGGGGTTTCTCCGGCTTTGAGTCGCTCGAGCAACTGGCGCTGCTCGGGCGTTAAACCCTCCCAATACTCAGCCCATTGTCCCGGAGTCAGTCCGAGGTTATTTTCTTTGAGAGAGGTTTGCAGCCATTCAGCGACGAGATCGGGACGGGTTTTGAGCGCGAAGCCTTTAACGGCGTGGTAGCTGACTTTTTCCCGCAGCCGATAGACTTGCTTGATGGGGAGATCGAGCGCGGCGGCGATTTCTTCTTGGGATTTACCTTGCAGATAGAGTCTCAACCACGTTGCTGCTAAGGGATCGACTTTGGCTTCTAGGTAAATCTCGAACTCGCGCTGCACTGATTGGCGCAACACTTGCTGTTCTTCCCAAGCTTGTTCTTCTTGATAATCCGCGATCGCGCGATCGTCGAGCAAGCCCACCGTACCCTCGCCGTCATCCGTCGCAATCTCGTCGGAGACAATCCGCACGATGTCTTTTTGGGGAACTTGCGTCATTCCGCCCCGTTGCGTCCGCCGCAGGTAGTTCACAAAGCGGTAAACGAGTAGCGGTTGATTGCGAATCGGACGCAAGCAATATTCTTCAATGCTGGCTAGCAGCAGCGCGTTTCGCAGGTTGGCATCTTGGGTACAGCGCCCGATTTCAACAATGCAAGATTGAATATAGCGATCGCTATTAAGCATCTCTTGGATGACTTCTTGTAATACATCCGTTGTCGCACGATTGCGATCGCGACTTAAAGATACCCACGTCTGAATTTTATTGCGCAGCATAATCAGCCCGCTCAACCGCTTGATTAAATTTTTATACGCTTGAGTCGGTCCCGCGTTTAAATAGCGCTGCGATAAAATGCGGTAGCGATATTCCATTGCCTGACGAGCGATCGCCAATTGAGCGGGGTGTAGCTCGTCGAGTCGTTCGGGATGCGCGCCCAGCAGCCAGCAGACAACACTAGAGCGAGTTTTAGCATCTTGCTGTGGAAAGTCTTCTAGCAAGCGTTCGCGCCACCGAGCCTCTAACTCCACACCTAAGTTAGTCATTAAGATAGTTTCCTCTAAGCCCTGTCTTACAGTGTGCATGACAAACCTCATTTCTTGCTAGAGTTGCAACTTTAATACCTTGCTTATAGATAGATATGGGAACATCTAGCCAGTTATGCACTTATTCTGACCCAGGAAAAACAATTTATATCCCCCCGATCGGGAAAAGTACCCATTTTCCCAGCGGTAGGGTGATTTTTGTAACGAAGCTGTTTTCTGAATCCATTTTGCGGTATAATGTGCTTCTTTCCTGAGCCATGAAACGCGCTTTCCTTTAAGTCGGCTTCAGTACGCTACGAGACCCGGATTTCAGATCGCAAGCAAGTCGCTGAATAATTGACAATTGATGTTGAAGGAAACAATTTTTAATTTTTAATTTCTAATTTTTAATTTCTAATTCAAGCCACTCCCTCCAACTCTTCATCTGTCAAGTCGTATAAATTCCGCAACTGTTGCAATCGTTCCTCGTCCGCTTCCCACAATCCCCGTCCGTGCGCTTCTAGCATTCGCCCGACGATATTGCGGAACGCTTCCGGGTTCGCTTGGCGCAATTTCTCCGCCATTTCTGCGTCCAACGCATAGGTATCTGCCGCTTGGTCGTACACCCAATTGTCGCTAAAGTCAACCGTCCCCCCCCAACCGATTAACGCCGTCATCCGTTGCGAGATTTCATACGCACCGCCGCTTCCTTGTTCTGCCATCGCTTCTGCCCATTTCGGGTTAAGCAATTTGGTGCGATATTCCAGGCGCAGTAAGTCTTCGAGTTTGCGCGGTGTCGTGTCTTTGGAGAAGCTTTCAACGAAGGACGCGGTGACGGTTTTACCGCTACGCTGTTGGGCGGCTTGTTTCAATGCGCCGGTATTGGCGTAGTATTCCTGAATATCGGTTAAACCGTATTCTACCGAATCGATCGCCTGCACGATGCGATCGCTCGTTTTCAACAACTGCTGCAACACTTCCGGGCGCGCCTCCCCCTTATCCTTGCGTCCGTAACTAAAGGTGTTGCGTTGTTCCCAGGTTTGCCCCAACTCTTCGCTATTATCCCAGTTCCCATCGACGACGCGATCGTTCACTAACGAACCAAAATCCCCCGCTGGATTGGAAAATAACCGCGCCGAACTATTTTTTACTCCTTGCGCTTGCAATTCCAGAGCGTGTTTGCGAATAAAATTTTGTTCGATGGGTTCCTCTGCTTGTGCCGCTCGTTGAAAAAGGTCATCTAGTAACTCAATAATATTAACAAAACTATCGCGGAAAATCCCTGAAAGATTGCCTAGAATATCAATGCGCGGGTGTCCCACCTCTGCCAACGGTTTCAACTCGTAACGCACGATACGCCCCGTCCCTTCCTTAACAGGTTCCGCTCCCACGAGTTCCAGTAAAATCGCGATCGATTCTCCCTTGGTTTTAATCGCATCTAAGCCCCACAACATTACCGCGACTGTTTCGGGGTAAGTTTGGTGTTCTTCTTGATGTTGGGCGATGATTTTACGAGCGATTTCTTTACCGCGTTCGCAAGCAGCAGGCGACGGCATTCGATAAGGATCGAGGGCGTGGATATTGCGTCCTGTGGGCAATACGCCGGGGCCATCGCGCAACAAATCGCCGCCCGGTGCCGGGGGTATATATTCACCATTTAAGCCCCGTAACAAGTTTGTTATTTCATCGGATGTTTGCATCAGTAACTCTCGCAACGCGATCGCATCTTCTAACCGCTTTCTCTCTTCAATCTCCCACCGTTCAACAATATTCTCTTCCCTCTCTCCATTACAAATCGCATCGAAAACAAAATCGGGCAGATAATCGTCGCCAAAGTAAGCAGAAAGATAGGATTTTAAGGCTGTCGCGCCCGGTAATTCTCCTAATGTATGCAGTCCGGAGGAAAATAACCGTTCCTCGACAATTAAAAGATAGTCATATACTTTGACAAAATAAGCCATGACTGCATTCTTGCTAAACAGTTTGGCATTTTCGACCGTCAACGCGATGCCTAACTTCTCTCCTTCCTCAAACCGACAGTCGCGATCGATTCCTGCATCCAGGATTTTCTGACAAATGATATCCTTCAGCGCATAATTTTTCTCCGGATCCTCGCGATATTCTACAATTAATTCTCGCAACGCCATCAACTCCTTATACAATCCCGCCCGTCCGTAAGGCGGAACGTTATGAGAAATTAAGACACCGTAACCTCGCCGCTTCGCTAACATCGATTCCGACGGATTATTACAGGCATAAAGATAAAGATTGGGCAAATCTCCCAGTAAAATGTCCGACCAAGAATAGCCTGTATTACCGAGGGGAGAACCGGGCAACCATTCCACCGTTCCGTGCATCCCAAAGTGGATTACCGCATTAGCTTGATATTCGTTTTGCAGCCATTTGTAAAACGCTGCATATTGCGGATGCGGTGTTAAATCTTTCTCAAACATCAAGCGCATCGGGTCACCTGCTAACCCTAATGGCGGTTGTACGCCTATCCAAACATTACCGAAGCGAACCCCGCCGATTTGAAACGCATCGCCTACCGTTTTTATTCCCGTTCCGGTTAAAGATTTCCACTGTTTCTCAATCCGGGTTGTTTGCAGGTAGCCCAACCACTCTTCTAAGGTCTGTGCGCTGACGGTATCGGGAATAGTTGCATCTTCAACAGGCGAGCTAAAATTTTCAGCACGTTCTTCTTGAGGAAAATTTAAAGCTTCGTCAGCTTCCTTAACTTGACGAATAATTTCTTCCCCATCTTTAGGGAGTTCGCCTACATGATATCCTTGTGCTTTCAATTGATGCAGCAGCGAGAGCAAGCTTTTGGGTACGTTTAATAAAGCTGCCGTTCCCGTCGCACCATAGCCGGGAGGAAAGCCATAGAGTAAGATTGCAAGTTTTCGCTCG from Oscillatoria sp. FACHB-1406 encodes the following:
- a CDS encoding DUF3038 domain-containing protein, which produces MRPPAKPVPNYPQQQDLPLATEPDSGQLDNIKAHLDLVLMALESLAGIGSEAMLDAASSLNLEDVVSDRVGLWRLRQSNPMRKSSGGRKKLDVEEARALVLIVAHLAREHQELIRRAVSLLEQMAEQNRAPHEVALLGDYLDAFGNTYQERMEESEPLPAEVLEQLAFKLLIDLLFYGAANGHRRLWLALFDRAS
- a CDS encoding tetratricopeptide repeat protein, translated to MSRLRGRFVAGVNWIFSVLVVASASMVACPVRAQALLPYALQVDGKGLEQQGMALFQDALQLVQLGQYDLALPRAELAVQLAPEAHETWFVLGTLYVQNKQLDKGIEMLLKARAIAPQEPGIFFTLGSAYFQKGDYNTAIQEIEKGLTIEPKSVEALFDLGNSFLRLTRYPDSIAAYDRAIALDKKFWPAINNIGLVHYEQGDTASALQHWRDAVALDPEAAEPQLAIAVALFAQGQTTEALRLGEAALSIDRKYAEVPFLKENLWGDRLIADTQKFLAMPQIQAFLARFQQ
- a CDS encoding efflux RND transporter periplasmic adaptor subunit; the encoded protein is MELTPPAKRKRPFPWLLASIVGGILAIAGTSVAVINATRPKTDFESLTIPATEEALTARIPASGTVVPIQSVNVSPPKAGRLVQLRVEQGDRVEQNQLIAIMENDDIQAKGMQANANLQQAIANLNAAKVRIPGEIDQAKARFASAQANYAQAIASYEEARRRLPAETNQVQQQVNSARVSMALAEAKAKRNQFLYQEGAITRDRLDEVLADFYKAQAAFNEAQQRLQESQSTDAPALQQRISAITQLKAAAAEARIAAEQRERSAREEIKQLEAAAGAAQAQLQQVKIEYDQTGIRAPFAGIVTQKYANPGSFVTPTTSASGAASATSTSIIALARGLEIVAKVPEVDVGQLRPGQPVEIAADAYPDKIFRGLIKQVAPEAVIEQNVTSFEVRVAIDDKAEKELRSGMNVDLTFIGERLSNAVVVPTVAIVTDEGKRGVMVIGEDNKPKFREAKIGLTLGDKTQILEGLKPGERVFTDLPEDSQPKNDE
- a CDS encoding HetZ-related protein 2 codes for the protein MTNLGVELEARWRERLLEDFPQQDAKTRSSVVCWLLGAHPERLDELHPAQLAIARQAMEYRYRILSQRYLNAGPTQAYKNLIKRLSGLIMLRNKIQTWVSLSRDRNRATTDVLQEVIQEMLNSDRYIQSCIVEIGRCTQDANLRNALLLASIEEYCLRPIRNQPLLVYRFVNYLRRTQRGGMTQVPQKDIVRIVSDEIATDDGEGTVGLLDDRAIADYQEEQAWEEQQVLRQSVQREFEIYLEAKVDPLAATWLRLYLQGKSQEEIAAALDLPIKQVYRLREKVSYHAVKGFALKTRPDLVAEWLQTSLKENNLGLTPGQWAEYWEGLTPEQRQLLERLKAGETPEAIAKACNLKLAQVTGEWAKLYQIAQALRSGD
- the bchH gene encoding magnesium chelatase subunit H; this translates as MKRIVLIAGFESFNADLYRQAAELAMSRCPGLEVLTFSDRDITASPETVAAALKDADVFFASLVFDYDQVLWLRDRAAHIPIRLVFESALELMSLTQLGKFAIGDKPKGMPKPVKFILDKFGNGREEDKLAGYISFLKVGPKLLKYIPARKVQDLRNWLIIYGYWNAGGCLNVAAMMWTIAEKYLNLKSVDIPDVIETPNMGLLHPDYKGYFTSPQAYLQWFCEQKLLSFQSESCRSEFKERASTLATLTTSNRPVIGILLYRKHVITEQAYIPQLIRQFESAGLIPLPIFINGVEGHVAVRDWMTTDYEQQQRQQGNIEIKSLSTEAVKVDAIVSTIGFPLVGGPAGSMEAGRQVEVAKRILSAKNIPYIIAAPLLIQDIHSWTRQGIGGLQSVVLYALPELDGAIDTIPLGGLVGEEIYIVPERVKRLIGRIKSWILLRQTPPAERKLAILLYGFPPGYGATGTAALLNVPKSLLSLLHQLKAQGYHVGELPKDGEEIIRQVKEADEALNFPQEERAENFSSPVEDATIPDTVSAQTLEEWLGYLQTTRIEKQWKSLTGTGIKTVGDAFQIGGVRFGNVWIGVQPPLGLAGDPMRLMFEKDLTPHPQYAAFYKWLQNEYQANAVIHFGMHGTVEWLPGSPLGNTGYSWSDILLGDLPNLYLYACNNPSESMLAKRRGYGVLISHNVPPYGRAGLYKELMALRELIVEYREDPEKNYALKDIICQKILDAGIDRDCRFEEGEKLGIALTVENAKLFSKNAVMAYFVKVYDYLLIVEERLFSSGLHTLGELPGATALKSYLSAYFGDDYLPDFVFDAICNGEREENIVERWEIEERKRLEDAIALRELLMQTSDEITNLLRGLNGEYIPPAPGGDLLRDGPGVLPTGRNIHALDPYRMPSPAACERGKEIARKIIAQHQEEHQTYPETVAVMLWGLDAIKTKGESIAILLELVGAEPVKEGTGRIVRYELKPLAEVGHPRIDILGNLSGIFRDSFVNIIELLDDLFQRAAQAEEPIEQNFIRKHALELQAQGVKNSSARLFSNPAGDFGSLVNDRVVDGNWDNSEELGQTWEQRNTFSYGRKDKGEARPEVLQQLLKTSDRIVQAIDSVEYGLTDIQEYYANTGALKQAAQQRSGKTVTASFVESFSKDTTPRKLEDLLRLEYRTKLLNPKWAEAMAEQGSGGAYEISQRMTALIGWGGTVDFSDNWVYDQAADTYALDAEMAEKLRQANPEAFRNIVGRMLEAHGRGLWEADEERLQQLRNLYDLTDEELEGVA
- a CDS encoding DUF4335 domain-containing protein translates to MLFSTSALRRYTPPTCTLKIIGKTSPLSRWGARPLFKTARFELNFDDPRKLAEEQIAIAGDSFQLERLCEVVRSYVQDFLMESAPARWPARSAYPLYPPTEASAAPDNTTAATLVVAPDNLEAGSPSTASPFLQPKGLLKHYLAFGDLATLQSGDGIELSATQLFDLATALDDYSADVAVLPELDETRSPKLTVMPWAAAVAGAVLAVGAASTAIILQNRSNAPTTASAPQQDQVAIAPSPALEPLPTPPATGLPIPSPTLPSPLGKLEQVAPPQSVVPPAARNATPGSAAPVPPVGQPGSATGNGRSSDSSPLLIRPNTGAKPAPQQRSTRTGEPQITARPAPPVTSPYPPLVQPNRPMPAPAPAPKASPVTPIFPPSNAPVVPTAPPPSLPTTLPPLTSDARTTASAPETGNTAAARQNEASNNANVAAVPPAQRVAARVDGVRNYFQQRWQAPKDLNEPLQYSLILKKDGTIERIVPYGQVSGIYLDRTPMPLLGESFGIASDESTTQVRLKLNPDGSVEASAEN